The DNA window GGCCCATCCAGAACTTCTGACTGGGGGCCACACAGAGCCACAGGGGCAGGCGAGCACCACAGCCAGGGGTCTAAACATCATCtggcttgttttatttttcaggattTCCTGCTACTCTATAAGGATTTCCTCGACCGTTGGATTGGCCTCCAGAGGGAGCCAGGCCAGCCCTGGAGATGGCCCAACGGCACCGAATTCGACCAGCGGTGAGTCCCTTTCCCTCCACTAACATTCTCTGTGTTAGGTCACGGGTGCCTGGCATGCTGCCAAAAGATGAATATATTTAACCAAGGTTGTTTGGGGGTGTGGGAATGTGTCTGGGTTCTTATTAGTATTTGGTTTTCATGGACTAAAACCAATATTCCAGCAGCGTTTGAGTCCCCCCTGCAGTGTTGTCATTGTTTGTAATTTGTAGTAACGTAGCACCCCTAGAccggggccctgttgtgctaggcactgtacaatcacggaacagaaagatggtccctgccccacatAGTTTACAATGCACCGCAGTTCTGGGCACAAGGGAGGTTGCTGGAGGAGACACTAACCagagctcccccttccccattggGCTGTCCGGGTGGAAGTTAGACTCCCTAATCCCGCTCTGAGGAGTGGTGTGTGGAGATGAACAGGGTCCTTCACTGTTGGGGTAATTTGAGCTTCTCTCTTTGGGAAGGTTGTAGGGAGAAATCTCATTTCAGTACTAACAGTCTGTCCTGACAGCCCATGGGGTTTGAAACAGGCTCGCGGCCTCTCTGACAGTCCCACAACTGCCTGGGGAGGATCGTATCAAACTCTTCTCCGcagagagctgctgctgctcgctGCCATGTGAGAGGCCTGTGGAATCTCTCCCCTCTGGGCTGAATGGGACTGAAGAGAAAGTTGGAACTAGGTGAGAGAGTCAGGCAAAGCTGAGTAGTGGGCAAATATCTACCAGCATAAAGACTTCTCTGGAAGGCCCAGTTCTCTTCTttcagccccacccccttcctcctctccctgccctgcaaTAGCCACTACCTGTTGCCTACATCTGCCAGGGAGGAGTCTGAAATGGGGCCGATGCCTGTAGGTGCAGCCCTGTCTGTGACTGATGGGCAATGCCCCATCCCTCCCTGACTCCCACTCCTGGTGTCTCTGTTGCAGGTTTCCGATAAGAGGAGGGGGCAACTGTGCTTTTCTGATGGATGAGGACTGGTTCGGCAGCTCGCGGTGCAGCACATGGAGACGCTGGATCTGCAGCAAACCCGATTCCTATACGATGTGGAAGAAATATGCTATGGAGTTAAAACTTTCagactcttagggtatgtctacactatgaaattaggtcgaatttatagaagtcggttttttagaaatcgtttttatatagtcgattgtgtgtgtccccacacaaaatgctctaagtgcattaactcggcggagtgcttccacaataccgaggcaagcgtcgacttccggagtgttgcactgtggggagctatcccacagttcccgcagtctccactgcccattggaattctgggttgagatcccaatgcctgatggggcaaaaaacactgtcgcgggtggttctgggtacatgtcatcaggcccccatttcctccctccctccctccctccgtgaaagcagcagcagacaatcgtttcacgccttttttcttgagttacctgtgcagacaccgtaccacggcaagcatggagcccgctcagctcactgtcaccgtatgttcctgagtgctggcagacgcggtcctgcattgctacacaacagcagcaacccgttgccttgtggcagcagatggtacaataggcctgaaaaccatcctcatcatgtccgaggtgctcctggccgcctcggtaaggtcggtcaggagcgcctgggcagatatgggtgcagggactaaattaggagtgactcgaccaggtcattctctttagtcctgcaggcagtcctattgcaccatcttatggtgagcagccaggagatgtggatggcttgcagtccttctgcaccatctgctggtagccaaagatgtaaaagatagatggagtggatcaaaacaagaaatagaccagatttgttttgtattcatttgctcccccctccctccctctgtgaagtcctgcctgaaataccagagggagggatagttTAGTggattgagcattggcctgctaaacccagggttttgagttcaatccttgagggggccattctgtgtgacagttgtttttgtttctccttgatgtaaagccaccccctttgttgattttaattccctgtaagccaaccccgtaagccatgttgtcagttgcccctccctccgtcagagcaatggcagacaatcgttccgccccttttttctgtgcagacaccacaccacggcaagcatggagcccgctcagatcactttggcaattaggagcacattgaacaccacgcgcattatccagtagtatatgcagcaccagaacctggcaaagcgataccgtgcgagtaggcaacgtcagtgcggtgacgagagtgatgaggacatggatacaaacttctctcaaagcatgggccctggcaatgcaggcatcatggtgctaatggggcaggttcatgccgtggaatgccgattctgggcccgggaaacaagcacagactggtgggaccgcatagtgttgcaggtctgggacgattcccagtggctgcgaaactttcgcatgcgtaagggcactttcatggaactttgtgacttgctttaccctgccctgaggcgcaagaataccaagatgagagcagccctcacagttgagaagagagtggcaatagctctgtggaagcttgcaacgccagacagctaccggtcagttgggaatcaatttggagtgggcaaatctactgtgtgggctgctgtgatgcaagtagccaacgcagtcaaagatctgctgctatcaagggtagtgaccctgggaaatgtgcaggtcatagtggatggctttgctgcaatgggttaaatcgatttaacactgctaaattcgacctcaactcctagtgtagaccagggcttaggaacTAGGCTTGGAAAAGCTCTGTTGGGGAGACACCTTCCACTACCTGAAGATGAAGGAGGCTGGGTCTTTATTCCTTACAGACTCTCCGCAGGGCTTCCCTAGTTGTAATTCACTCAttggaagaggggggaaaaaagcagaaaagctagtgtaagcagtgtcaggatgagctccaccctgacatctgctggtgaggtgtggcaagttgtggaaaagaacttcaggggcctatctcatttgcataggcacacccaccccgcctagaatgaggccatagctgcccaaatggtcactttggctgctgtgggatccccagtgtctctgttattggggcaggaagaataaattgttattatcctgattatgggaactgtgcttggaactgtacttggccttttgttatgatgaagAGACTCACCATcgactaagtagcactcgctaggcaagggtcatgggttccaaaaccgtGAATTGAAAGAGGCTatggataagtattaatacttggtggcatgggccccttggtgagggccttacatgctattTGCACTtgctccactgtggaatatcagagctaattctgatttcattagaagtctagttacaggctgctgagctcactttgggctaatagtgcaccagcactgaggctcccctactacaagctgaattcactaaagagctgaactgactaagagctgaaatcactgagtgttgtgttaagtagcgggggagcctgaagatatattgtggagcagtttgtgggacggctggagtgccttgtggacaggctggtggagcagttcataggacggcgggagctgctggtgggccgcggagctgagcgaagcagttcgtggggcggcgagcggagcggagcgaaggcctatggagctgtggggcgctcagcttcagatcatgtaaggtgcctcttaccccgcccccatctccacccaggttgggaggtaaagctctgcagataaactttcgaactctggggctgccctgaccagagaCAGAGagttttgggtcattggacttttgggactttgggtgatttggggttgctggactcaagaaccaaagggaaagggcatgccccaatttgcttggggtgggtttttttgctcatgggttgtattatgaatcctgttggtggtgtttccccaacataatgccacattgtttctctctgttattaaaaggctttttgctccactcagactatgtgcttgcaagaggggaagtattgcctcttggaggcgcccagtgggggtggtatatatttgtcccaggtcactgggtggggctcgagccggtttgcattgtgttattggaatggatcccctaggtattgaacccggcccttgttgctgccaactctgacgggcagaagggttacactagttTTCCAACTCTCCAGtaggtttcttaactttgaatgaaccaTTCACTGAACTGAACttgttgaataaactgaaaagaagaaaatattctctctacacctgcagaagaggcGACTGTCcttcaaaagctggtttagcacttcagcaaactctggttGCAGGTGCTTAGTTCATGATTTCCAGCAGTTCAGTGGTCTGACCTtcattaaaacttggcagcaaatgtGACCTGTTTA is part of the Eretmochelys imbricata isolate rEreImb1 chromosome 14, rEreImb1.hap1, whole genome shotgun sequence genome and encodes:
- the LOC144274340 gene encoding C-type lectin domain family 2 member D-like isoform X2: MLISIIAIATVAELLRVEKSKPPLAAPGPPAVPCCPDGWIGYRGKCYYFSETEGNWTYSQSHCSALNASLAGIDSEQEKDFLLLYKDFLDRWIGLQREPGQPWRWPNGTEFDQRFPIRGGGNCAFLMDEDWFGSSRCSTWRRWICSKPDSYTMWKKYAMELKLSDS